A part of Larimichthys crocea isolate SSNF chromosome VII, L_crocea_2.0, whole genome shotgun sequence genomic DNA contains:
- the LOC104928939 gene encoding roundabout homolog 2 isoform X1, giving the protein MNFGNFLLVTASFITITSGSRARFEDSAPRIVEDPSDLIVSKGEPATLNCKAEGRPTPSIEWYKDGERVETDKDDPRSHRMLLPSGSLFFLRIVHGRRSKPDEGVYTCVARNYLGEAISRNASLDVAILRDDFRQAPSDVVVAAGEPAVLECVPPRGHPEPTVSWKRNNVRVSTKDERITMRGGKLMISNTRKNDAGMYVCVGTNMVGERDSDPAELVVYERPVLVRRPVNQVVMEEETVDFLCEVHGDPAPTVRWRREEGELPRGRFEIRNGNSLRLFRVKEQDEGTYTCTSENSVGKTEASAMLQVHVPPQIATKPRDQIATQGRSITFQCGTTGNPPPAIFWQKEGSQLLLFPGQPPSQSGRYSVSMSGELTITDVHPEDSGFYICQAISVAGSVLTKALLEVEGGPSGRVPPIIRQGPANQTVSRGAAAQLHCRVIGGPSVKISWEKDGERLQGNKPRMTFMDNGTLQITDLKDTDSGMYTCVVSSATGESSWSGVLTVREDGVSSISRVSEFIQLPGPPQKPVVTEVTKNTVTLTWQSNPHEGGAAVTSYIIEAFSQSVGSTWQTVADHVKHERHTVVGLFPNTVYLFIVRAVNSYGLSDPSPISEPVRTQDGSPTEQGVDHRQVQRELGEVSVYLQKPAVLSPTSARISWTVALQSRYVQGYRIFYRTIGSSWLVQDVEATSDHSVILEDLHSSTEYEVKIRPYFNELQGHDSLMVLLRTPEEVLSAAPQAISVVQLTNSSSISVSWEPPPHNTQTGIIREYKVWCLGSGMEQENQINRTVDGAVLSILLTGLLPDVRYTVMVAAVTSLGVGAQSPPVSLILTAMDKTSTPVKKGGNLSISEQITSVVRQPAFIAGLGVAAWLVLMGFSGWLYCRHRRRKQLGHYTTSFAYTPAVGFAHSEGSGIINGGPSLLGSNMGNYPWLADSWPTPNLTHNSKDSVNFCSGKLDSDRYYNTVGIINYPNQTEKRSTASNDSPIYSTINTAAEDDLLAYYDTYSSTSYNQGPDPYSSNPVLSNSGLVGLEQDLDQWTIQSGQSGSEYAKLQYTRKSSDKLMKQRTNGSSSKSAPLTWVDVLSLPLPANKDRGHARTDKQEGQHSSEEDDEDWCPPLPARTYLMDASREELSSPPSKSDELSYTASLKSSPQRETHKPSESPRLQHFDLLARHQSSSQVSQSNPDLFINTKIRDAGEAYHTRQWAEDFKEESLGKGQSPTISPVGESSPPAQAHRSRSKKRTPKDGQLRRELHNQAELPPPPAPPPTDDSLQLLADGLSRRRAHGEREEGSDSPTLQRRGEHFSPHRRGPTKWSSQDENVIPYGQSSFLPKVQMSGYGSLGGGVLSQSSTSGRRRDENLM; this is encoded by the exons TCCTGAGAGATGATTTCCGGCAGGCTCCGAGTGATGTGGTGGTGGCCGCCGGTGAGCCCGCTGTGTTAGAGTGCGTGCCTCCACGTGGTCACCCCGAGCCCACCGTGTCCTGGAAACGCAACAACGTCCGAGTCAGCACCAAGGATGAACGCATCACG ATGCGTGGAGGCAAACTGATGATCTCTAACACCAGGAAGAACGATGCAGGGATGTACGTTTGTGTGGGAACAAATATGGTGGGCGAGAGGGACAGCGATCCTGCGGAGCTGGTGGTGTACG AACGCCCTGTGCTGGTACGGAGGCCGGTCAACCAGGTGGTCATGGAGGAAGAGACTGTGGATTTTCTGTGTGAAGTCCACGGAGATCCCGCCCCGACTGTCCGATGGCGGCGGGAGGAAGGGGAGCTTCCCCGTGGGAG GTTTGAAATCCGCAACGGCAACAGCCTCCGTTTGTTCCGCGTGAAAGAGCAGGATGAAGGGACGTATACCTGCACATCTGAGAACAGTGTGGGCAAGACAGAGGCCTCAGCCATGTTGCAGGTCCACG TACCACCTCAGATTGCCACAAAGCCCCGAGACCAGATTGCCACCCAGGGGAGGAGCATCACCTTCCAATGCGGCACCACAGGAAACCCTCCACCTGCCATCTTCTGGCAGAAAGAGGGCAGCCAG CTGTTGTTGTTCCCCGGCCAGCCGCCATCACAGTCTGGCCGTTATTCTGTCTCCATGAGCGGAGAGCTGACTATCACCGACGTCCACCCGGAGGACTCTGGCTTCTACATCTGCCAGGCCATCAGTGTAGCAGGGAGTGTGTTAACCAAGGCgctgctggaggtggagggag GTCCTTCGGGTCGCGTCCCGCCAATTATTCGCCAAGGACCGGCCAATCAGACTGTATCACGTGGGGCGGCGGCGCAGCTGCACTGCCGTGTGATCGGAGGACCCTCGGTCAAGATTTCCTGGGAGAAGGACGGAGAGAGACTTCAGGGAAATAAACCACGAATGACCTTCATGGATAATGGCACTTTGCAAATCACAGacttgaag GACACAGACTCGGGGATGTACACGTGCGTCGTATCCAGCGCCACGGGGGAGTCGAGCTGGAGCGGGGTGCTGACTGTCAGAG AAGACGGAGTCTCTTCAATATCCAGAGTTTCTGAGTTCATCCAGCTTCCAGGTCCTCCGCAGAAGCCCGTAGTGACGGAGGTGACCAAAAACACCGTCACCCTCACATGGCAGTCCAACCCTCATGAAGGAGGTGCAGCCGTCACGTCATACATTATCGAGGCCTTCAG CCAATCGGTCGGCAGCACCTGGCAAACGGTGGCGGACCACGTGAAGCACGAGCGGCACACGGTTGTCGGACTCTTCCCCAACACCGTTTACCTCTTTATTGTCCGAGCAGTCAACTCTTATGGCCTGAGCGATCCCAGCCCAATCTCTGAGCCTGTCAGGACGCAGG ATGGGAGTCCTACAGAACAGGGTGTGGACCACAGACAGGTGCAGAGAGAGTTAGGCGAGGTGTCTGTCTACCTGCAAAAGCCTGCGGTTTTGTCTCCAACCAGTGCCAGGATTTCTTGGACT GTCGCACTTCAGTCTCGCTACGTTCAAGGTTATCGTATATTTTACCGGACTATCGGCAGCTCCTGGTTGGTCCAGGATGTGGAGGCCACGTCTGACCACAGTGTCATCTTAGAAGATCTGCATAGTAGCACTGAATATGAGGTCAAGATACGCCCTTACTTCAACGAGTTACAGGGACATGACAGCCTCATGGTTCTGCTGCGTACGCCGGAGGAGG TTTTAAGTGCAGCTCCACAGGCTATATCAGTGGTTCAGCTCACCAACAGCTCCAGTATCAGCGTGTCCTGGGAGCCTCCGCCTCACAATACTCAGACTGGCATCATTCGGGAGTACAAG GTCTGGTGTCTGGGAAGCGGCATGGAGCAGGAGAACCAGATAAACCGAACGGTGGATGGAGCAGTATTGTCCATCCTGCTGACAGGCTTGCTGCCTGACGTCCGCTACACCGTCATGGTGGCTGCTGTCACCAGCCTGGGTGTGGGCGCTCAAAGTCCGCCTGTCAGCCTGATTCTCA CCGCGATGGACAAGACCTCGACCCCTGTGAAGAAAGGCGGCAACCTCAGCATATCAGAGCAGATCACAAGCGTCGTCCGGCAGCCGGCTTTCATCGCGGGACTAGGCGTGGCTGCGTGGTTGGTGCTGATGGGCTTCAGCGGCTGGCTGTACTGTCGACACCGCAGGAGGAAGCAGCTGGGACACTATACCACATCCTTCGCTTACACACCGGCGG TTGGCTTCGCTCACAGTGAAGGGTCTGGAATCATCAATGGAgg GCCTAGCTTGTTAGGGTCAAACATGGGTAACTACCCCTGGCTTGCCGACTCTTGGCCCACTCCAAACCTCACTCATAACAGCAAAGACTCTGTCAACTTCTGCTCTGGCAAACTGGACTCAGACAGATATTATAACA CAGTTGGCATCATCAACTACCCGAACCAGACGGAGAAACGCAGCACGGCGTCCAATGACAGTCCCATCTACAGCACCATCAACACAGCTGCTGAGGATGACCTGCTGGCATACTACGACACCTACTCCAGTACATCCTACAACCAGGGTCCAGACCCGTACAGCAGCAACCCAGTACTGTCAAACAGTGGCCTTGTGGGACTGGAGCAGGACCTGGACCAGTGGACCATCCAGTCTGGTCAGTCTGGGTCTGAATACGCAAAGCTCCAGTATACCAGGAAAAGTAGCG ACAAACTGATGAAGCAGAGGACCAACGGGTCCTCGTCCAAGTCAGCTCCTCTCACCTGGGTGGATGTTTTGTCGCTGCCTCTTCCTGCCAACAAAGACAGAGGTCACGCAAGGACAGACAAACAAGAGGGGCAACACAG CTCTGAGGAAGACGATGAAGACTGGTGTCCTCCGCTACCGGCCAGAACTTACCTGATGGATGCTTCCAGGGAGGAGCTCTCCAGCCCGCCCTCCAAATCTGATGAGCTGTCCTACACAGCAAGTCTGAAGTCCTCCCCCCAGCGAGAGACGCACAAGCCCAGCGAGAGTCCGCGGCTGCAGCACTTTGACCTCTTGGCCCGTCACCAGTCGAGCTCCCAGGTCTCCCAGTCCAACCCGGATCTGTTTATCAACACCAAGATCCGGGATGCTGGTGAGGCGTACCACACCCGCCAATGGGCAGAAGATTTCAAGGAGGAAAGCCTCGGCAAAG GACAATCTCCGACTATCTCCCCTGTCGGCGAGTCGAGCCCACCAGCTCAGGCGCACAGATCCAGGAGTAAGAAGAGGACACCCAAGGATGGACAGCTCAGACGAGAGCTACACAACCAAGCAG AACTTCCCCCTCCACCAGCCCCTCCCCCTACAGATGACTCCCTCCAGCTCTTGGCTGACGGTCTGAGTCGCCGCCGAGCACACGGCGAAAGAGAAGAGGGGAGCGACTCGCCTACTCTTCAGAGGAGGGGAGAACATTTCTCACCCCACAGGAGAGGACCTACAAAGTGGTCATCACAGG ATGAGAATGTAATCCCATATGGACAGTCCAGCTTCCTGCCCAAGGTCCAGATGTCAGGCTACGGGTCCCTGGGTGGAGGAGTCTTATCACAATCCTCCACCAGCGGCCGGAGGAGAGATGAG AACCTCATGTAG
- the LOC104928939 gene encoding roundabout homolog 2 isoform X3 — translation MNFGNFLLVTASFITITSGSRARFEDSAPRIVEDPSDLIVSKGEPATLNCKAEGRPTPSIEWYKDGERVETDKDDPRSHRMLLPSGSLFFLRIVHGRRSKPDEGVYTCVARNYLGEAISRNASLDVAILRDDFRQAPSDVVVAAGEPAVLECVPPRGHPEPTVSWKRNNVRVSTKDERITMRGGKLMISNTRKNDAGMYVCVGTNMVGERDSDPAELVVYERPVLVRRPVNQVVMEEETVDFLCEVHGDPAPTVRWRREEGELPRGRFEIRNGNSLRLFRVKEQDEGTYTCTSENSVGKTEASAMLQVHVPPQIATKPRDQIATQGRSITFQCGTTGNPPPAIFWQKEGSQLLLFPGQPPSQSGRYSVSMSGELTITDVHPEDSGFYICQAISVAGSVLTKALLEVEGGPSGRVPPIIRQGPANQTVSRGAAAQLHCRVIGGPSVKISWEKDGERLQGNKPRMTFMDNGTLQITDLKDTDSGMYTCVVSSATGESSWSGVLTVREDGVSSISRVSEFIQLPGPPQKPVVTEVTKNTVTLTWQSNPHEGGAAVTSYIIEAFSQSVGSTWQTVADHVKHERHTVVGLFPNTVYLFIVRAVNSYGLSDPSPISEPVRTQDGSPTEQGVDHRQVQRELGEVSVYLQKPAVLSPTSARISWTVALQSRYVQGYRIFYRTIGSSWLVQDVEATSDHSVILEDLHSSTEYEVKIRPYFNELQGHDSLMVLLRTPEEVLSAAPQAISVVQLTNSSSISVSWEPPPHNTQTGIIREYKVWCLGSGMEQENQINRTVDGAVLSILLTGLLPDVRYTVMVAAVTSLGVGAQSPPVSLILTAMDKTSTPVKKGGNLSISEQITSVVRQPAFIAGLGVAAWLVLMGFSGWLYCRHRRRKQLGHYTTSFAYTPAVGFAHSEGSGIINGGPSLLGSNMGNYPWLADSWPTPNLTHNSKDSVNFCSGKLDSDRYYNTVGIINYPNQTEKRSTASNDSPIYSTINTAAEDDLLAYYDTYSSTSYNQGPDPYSSNPVLSNSGLVGLEQDLDQWTIQSGQSGSEYAKLQYTRKSSDKLMKQRTNGSSSKSAPLTWVDVLSLPLPANKDRGHARTDKQEGQHSSEEDDEDWCPPLPARTYLMDASREELSSPPSKSDELSYTASLKSSPQRETHKPSESPRLQHFDLLARHQSSSQVSQSNPDLFINTKIRDAGEAYHTRQWAEDFKEESLGKGQSPTISPVGESSPPAQAHRSRSKKRTPKDGQLRRELHNQAAPPPTDDSLQLLADGLSRRRAHGEREEGSDSPTLQRRGEHFSPHRRGPTKWSSQDENVIPYGQSSFLPKVQMSGYGSLGGGVLSQSSTSGRRRDENLM, via the exons TCCTGAGAGATGATTTCCGGCAGGCTCCGAGTGATGTGGTGGTGGCCGCCGGTGAGCCCGCTGTGTTAGAGTGCGTGCCTCCACGTGGTCACCCCGAGCCCACCGTGTCCTGGAAACGCAACAACGTCCGAGTCAGCACCAAGGATGAACGCATCACG ATGCGTGGAGGCAAACTGATGATCTCTAACACCAGGAAGAACGATGCAGGGATGTACGTTTGTGTGGGAACAAATATGGTGGGCGAGAGGGACAGCGATCCTGCGGAGCTGGTGGTGTACG AACGCCCTGTGCTGGTACGGAGGCCGGTCAACCAGGTGGTCATGGAGGAAGAGACTGTGGATTTTCTGTGTGAAGTCCACGGAGATCCCGCCCCGACTGTCCGATGGCGGCGGGAGGAAGGGGAGCTTCCCCGTGGGAG GTTTGAAATCCGCAACGGCAACAGCCTCCGTTTGTTCCGCGTGAAAGAGCAGGATGAAGGGACGTATACCTGCACATCTGAGAACAGTGTGGGCAAGACAGAGGCCTCAGCCATGTTGCAGGTCCACG TACCACCTCAGATTGCCACAAAGCCCCGAGACCAGATTGCCACCCAGGGGAGGAGCATCACCTTCCAATGCGGCACCACAGGAAACCCTCCACCTGCCATCTTCTGGCAGAAAGAGGGCAGCCAG CTGTTGTTGTTCCCCGGCCAGCCGCCATCACAGTCTGGCCGTTATTCTGTCTCCATGAGCGGAGAGCTGACTATCACCGACGTCCACCCGGAGGACTCTGGCTTCTACATCTGCCAGGCCATCAGTGTAGCAGGGAGTGTGTTAACCAAGGCgctgctggaggtggagggag GTCCTTCGGGTCGCGTCCCGCCAATTATTCGCCAAGGACCGGCCAATCAGACTGTATCACGTGGGGCGGCGGCGCAGCTGCACTGCCGTGTGATCGGAGGACCCTCGGTCAAGATTTCCTGGGAGAAGGACGGAGAGAGACTTCAGGGAAATAAACCACGAATGACCTTCATGGATAATGGCACTTTGCAAATCACAGacttgaag GACACAGACTCGGGGATGTACACGTGCGTCGTATCCAGCGCCACGGGGGAGTCGAGCTGGAGCGGGGTGCTGACTGTCAGAG AAGACGGAGTCTCTTCAATATCCAGAGTTTCTGAGTTCATCCAGCTTCCAGGTCCTCCGCAGAAGCCCGTAGTGACGGAGGTGACCAAAAACACCGTCACCCTCACATGGCAGTCCAACCCTCATGAAGGAGGTGCAGCCGTCACGTCATACATTATCGAGGCCTTCAG CCAATCGGTCGGCAGCACCTGGCAAACGGTGGCGGACCACGTGAAGCACGAGCGGCACACGGTTGTCGGACTCTTCCCCAACACCGTTTACCTCTTTATTGTCCGAGCAGTCAACTCTTATGGCCTGAGCGATCCCAGCCCAATCTCTGAGCCTGTCAGGACGCAGG ATGGGAGTCCTACAGAACAGGGTGTGGACCACAGACAGGTGCAGAGAGAGTTAGGCGAGGTGTCTGTCTACCTGCAAAAGCCTGCGGTTTTGTCTCCAACCAGTGCCAGGATTTCTTGGACT GTCGCACTTCAGTCTCGCTACGTTCAAGGTTATCGTATATTTTACCGGACTATCGGCAGCTCCTGGTTGGTCCAGGATGTGGAGGCCACGTCTGACCACAGTGTCATCTTAGAAGATCTGCATAGTAGCACTGAATATGAGGTCAAGATACGCCCTTACTTCAACGAGTTACAGGGACATGACAGCCTCATGGTTCTGCTGCGTACGCCGGAGGAGG TTTTAAGTGCAGCTCCACAGGCTATATCAGTGGTTCAGCTCACCAACAGCTCCAGTATCAGCGTGTCCTGGGAGCCTCCGCCTCACAATACTCAGACTGGCATCATTCGGGAGTACAAG GTCTGGTGTCTGGGAAGCGGCATGGAGCAGGAGAACCAGATAAACCGAACGGTGGATGGAGCAGTATTGTCCATCCTGCTGACAGGCTTGCTGCCTGACGTCCGCTACACCGTCATGGTGGCTGCTGTCACCAGCCTGGGTGTGGGCGCTCAAAGTCCGCCTGTCAGCCTGATTCTCA CCGCGATGGACAAGACCTCGACCCCTGTGAAGAAAGGCGGCAACCTCAGCATATCAGAGCAGATCACAAGCGTCGTCCGGCAGCCGGCTTTCATCGCGGGACTAGGCGTGGCTGCGTGGTTGGTGCTGATGGGCTTCAGCGGCTGGCTGTACTGTCGACACCGCAGGAGGAAGCAGCTGGGACACTATACCACATCCTTCGCTTACACACCGGCGG TTGGCTTCGCTCACAGTGAAGGGTCTGGAATCATCAATGGAgg GCCTAGCTTGTTAGGGTCAAACATGGGTAACTACCCCTGGCTTGCCGACTCTTGGCCCACTCCAAACCTCACTCATAACAGCAAAGACTCTGTCAACTTCTGCTCTGGCAAACTGGACTCAGACAGATATTATAACA CAGTTGGCATCATCAACTACCCGAACCAGACGGAGAAACGCAGCACGGCGTCCAATGACAGTCCCATCTACAGCACCATCAACACAGCTGCTGAGGATGACCTGCTGGCATACTACGACACCTACTCCAGTACATCCTACAACCAGGGTCCAGACCCGTACAGCAGCAACCCAGTACTGTCAAACAGTGGCCTTGTGGGACTGGAGCAGGACCTGGACCAGTGGACCATCCAGTCTGGTCAGTCTGGGTCTGAATACGCAAAGCTCCAGTATACCAGGAAAAGTAGCG ACAAACTGATGAAGCAGAGGACCAACGGGTCCTCGTCCAAGTCAGCTCCTCTCACCTGGGTGGATGTTTTGTCGCTGCCTCTTCCTGCCAACAAAGACAGAGGTCACGCAAGGACAGACAAACAAGAGGGGCAACACAG CTCTGAGGAAGACGATGAAGACTGGTGTCCTCCGCTACCGGCCAGAACTTACCTGATGGATGCTTCCAGGGAGGAGCTCTCCAGCCCGCCCTCCAAATCTGATGAGCTGTCCTACACAGCAAGTCTGAAGTCCTCCCCCCAGCGAGAGACGCACAAGCCCAGCGAGAGTCCGCGGCTGCAGCACTTTGACCTCTTGGCCCGTCACCAGTCGAGCTCCCAGGTCTCCCAGTCCAACCCGGATCTGTTTATCAACACCAAGATCCGGGATGCTGGTGAGGCGTACCACACCCGCCAATGGGCAGAAGATTTCAAGGAGGAAAGCCTCGGCAAAG GACAATCTCCGACTATCTCCCCTGTCGGCGAGTCGAGCCCACCAGCTCAGGCGCACAGATCCAGGAGTAAGAAGAGGACACCCAAGGATGGACAGCTCAGACGAGAGCTACACAACCAAGCAG CCCCTCCCCCTACAGATGACTCCCTCCAGCTCTTGGCTGACGGTCTGAGTCGCCGCCGAGCACACGGCGAAAGAGAAGAGGGGAGCGACTCGCCTACTCTTCAGAGGAGGGGAGAACATTTCTCACCCCACAGGAGAGGACCTACAAAGTGGTCATCACAGG ATGAGAATGTAATCCCATATGGACAGTCCAGCTTCCTGCCCAAGGTCCAGATGTCAGGCTACGGGTCCCTGGGTGGAGGAGTCTTATCACAATCCTCCACCAGCGGCCGGAGGAGAGATGAG AACCTCATGTAG